From Halanaeroarchaeum sulfurireducens, a single genomic window includes:
- a CDS encoding YeeE/YedE family protein, which translates to MADRHPLFMPLVLFGGVLFGFGLAYSHMARPEVVLDFLQFDDFGLAFVMLGAAVVAGLATVVAPRLFDEAPITGDRYERRLKPFDRNVLVGGTIFGVGWGLSGVCPGAGYASLGIGNLPILWALAGMFVGAYLQGYWRSRSPKK; encoded by the coding sequence ATGGCGGACCGACATCCGCTGTTCATGCCGCTGGTTCTCTTTGGGGGCGTCCTCTTCGGATTTGGGCTTGCGTATAGCCATATGGCCCGCCCCGAGGTCGTTCTGGACTTCCTGCAGTTCGACGATTTCGGCCTGGCGTTCGTGATGCTCGGGGCCGCGGTTGTTGCGGGCCTTGCTACCGTCGTTGCTCCCCGGTTGTTCGACGAGGCGCCGATAACTGGGGACCGCTACGAGCGACGGTTGAAGCCATTCGACAGGAACGTGCTCGTCGGCGGCACCATCTTCGGCGTGGGATGGGGACTCTCGGGCGTCTGCCCGGGCGCGGGATATGCGAGTCTCGGGATCGGGAACCTCCCGATCCTCTGGGCGCTGGCGGGCATGTTCGTCGGCGCGTACCTCCAGGGATACTGGCGGAGCCGTTCGCCGAAGAAGTGA